One Spiroplasma endosymbiont of Cantharis nigra DNA segment encodes these proteins:
- a CDS encoding MurR/RpiR family transcriptional regulator, with the protein MKIIDSKDKKLNSTESSILNLVNNDPEFFCSNSIQEVSRKSNVSPSTMTRVCQKLGFKSFKAIQMFVYEKSRMQGSYYKLGEDNTIEEIIHNVRGAAIYTINETLNSIDNEEIDLVSKKIYSSKRVMIFGIEQQQISASSFVLNLSRINIMAQAVSNIHNYVQRAIFFDENDFVIFITRTGWTKEIIESIKWTCNKNIPILVLTSDKEITFKQLEKDIDVNKIHIIETQTISNDKIKYPSISSVPGEMIIFDLIINIIVSKNEEYREKFKKTAEISLNWNFEGKL; encoded by the coding sequence ATGAAAATAATTGATTCAAAAGACAAAAAGCTAAACTCAACAGAAAGCTCAATATTAAATTTGGTTAATAATGATCCAGAATTTTTTTGTAGTAACTCAATACAAGAGGTTTCAAGAAAGAGTAACGTAAGTCCATCAACTATGACAAGAGTATGTCAGAAACTAGGATTTAAATCATTTAAAGCAATACAGATGTTTGTTTATGAAAAGTCAAGAATGCAAGGAAGTTATTATAAATTAGGAGAAGACAATACAATTGAAGAAATTATTCATAATGTAAGAGGTGCAGCAATTTATACAATTAATGAAACTTTAAACAGTATTGATAATGAAGAAATTGATTTGGTCTCTAAAAAAATTTACTCTTCAAAAAGAGTAATGATTTTTGGAATAGAACAACAACAAATAAGTGCAAGTTCTTTTGTATTAAATTTATCAAGAATTAATATAATGGCACAAGCTGTTTCAAATATTCACAATTATGTTCAAAGAGCAATCTTTTTTGATGAAAATGATTTTGTAATTTTTATTACAAGAACAGGATGAACAAAAGAAATTATTGAATCAATCAAGTGAACATGTAATAAAAATATTCCAATTTTAGTTTTAACTTCTGATAAAGAAATAACATTTAAACAATTGGAAAAAGATATAGATGTTAATAAAATCCACATAATAGAAACACAAACAATTAGCAATGATAAAATAAAATATCCTTCAATTTCATCTGTTCCAGGAGAGATGATTATTTTTGACTTAATTATTAATATAATTGTTAGCAAAAATGAAGAATATCGTGAGAAATTCAAAAAAACAGCAGAGATATCATTAAATTGAAATTTTGAGGGAAAATTATAA